gcttcaaattatatttcgaattattatttatatatacatacacacatatctatttataattaattgttcgtgaatcgtcaagagcagtcgaaggtcaattgaatatatgaacatcgttccaaaattttctagactcaacattacatactttgcttatcgtatcaaaatcatataaagattaagtttaaattggtcgaaaatttctgggtcatcacacataaCCCGTAACTCCGGTTCGCATTGACAGGCTTTCAAAGCCCTTTCAACCTCCATTAACCAATTCATAGTTTCTGTCGGGTCAGAACTTCCCGAATATTCTGGGGGTTTGCAATCTAGGAACCGTTTGTAGGTACATTTCTTATAGGGTTGAACAaagggttgttggaacatttgcgtTTGGTACGGGTTCATTAACATTGGATTTTGAAAAGGAAAAGTATTTTGTGGTGGCATGTAGTACTGTTGAGGTAACTGATTTTGCCCTGGGTATTGGAATTGAGTCTGGTTCATGTTGGGTACTGTTTGGGATTGTGCTGTAGGAAATCCAGGTGGCGTGTCATCATTTCCCGCAGGATTTACCAGCTCAAGCTCAATAATTTTATCCTGAGCTTCTTTCAGTTTACTTTCTAACTCATGAATATAACTCTGTTGATCATCATCATCGGACTCAACACCCTCGTCTGGTGCTCCGTATGTTCCGGGGTTTGTCGGGCTGGTAGCGTTTGCATCTCCgttagccatacctgtgctacaaaacaactcacacaaaagcttagtggataactggttAGCTCAACACAACTAACGTACACGTATCCCTGGATTCACTTAGCCTCacccacggacatgtttgactccactcaaggtttgagaacaagatacacacatgtacttgctgtcaaacctatgctctgataccaacttggaaCACCAACTatttttttataacacagcggaagaCATTTGGTTACCAAATACAACATCATTATTTATAATTACAGGAAACCACGTAATTACGTTTAATTTTCACaaatggtgttacgttattacaaatacGGTTACAATTGTTCGCATCAGAGTtactagtcaaacatgtcttctacatcatgACCCGATCCCATCAGCAGTACCTAAAACATGcaggggaggaatgtgggggattagcgcaccgctaagtgaatggaatctatctacagattaagtTTAAGCAATCTATCATACAACAGTCAGCCAACATGCTTACAACCAACAAGCATACAAATAAGGACAATATGAGGATCAACGGATTGTACGGGTACACGaacctagctgatcgggctagggtCTACCGATAATCCTTCCTAccaagtctctgcataactatccaaacgcaacacatgcgttcttctatgctataTTAAACAGACTGTATGACTTGGACTCAACCGCCCTTGGAATGGTTCACCTCACACGAACTTCAACCGCCCTAGGAATGGTTGAAAGTCCCCCACCACCCTAGgaatggctggtgtcaaacacagtgcacatatacaacatatatagatcacatagcatgcaaatatccacctagcatggcaatcactacactacataaggtaatcagagtaatccacagtagtatgatttgctacttaaactctatccaaaGATAGACCTACTCatcaattaccagcaactgaagattcTCAGGGGTCTAATATTTTTgagtcttctctttctctttttcacttgagaatagacataacacagtcagtaatcatgtcttgatattaaATCAACAACAAGACAACAATGCTATAGATCAACACTTAAACTGGCCTGCCAACTGTACGAGTAACAGCCTCACTCGCATGTTTGAGAACACTCAATCatgcggttgacaactcactcgtacgtttggtctatgactgaaCATCCATCAATGAatcacctgatccgtacggttcgccacacgagtgaccagtgactcgcatgagtcacatctcaaccgtacatatcatcttaaccaaaacaatagttcttcttaaccactcactcgcacggttcatcacACGGTTGACAgccccaaccgtacgagtgaagactcactcgtgcgagtgatgaagaaccatAGCAGCAACTGTTTagatgggtttcaacccaaaatgcaCACATAAAACATCAATACATACTGTAATTTAACACATAAAATCATGTATTCACCATATGACAAGTCTACATCATAAATTCAATCAATAACAACATTCACATGTGTGCAAAACAAGGCATACACCATAAAACCtcttttctgaccaaaataaattttgatccagcttcttaaaaccttatcattagaaattagacctcaagacgattccaacgatagtttattcatcgaaaacggagttacggtttgaaagttacacccctttcaattttaccaaaaactgaccagtgctcaaccgcgtggttgagccctcaaccgtacgATTGAGCCcccaaccgcgtggttgagccctcaaacgcgtgctcaaccgcgtggttgagctgtcGAAAGTGTGGGAGCTGATGAACAGCTCCAGCTCGCTGTTTTTCGCGTTTTTGACTCTAAATCTTGATTTTAACTCGTTCTGGTCACAAAACTCACTTACAAACTTCATATAACAACTaacacaaatcatgaagattcaagctcaaaaatacataaaacccattttacacccaaaacccaattcctAAGAATTAAAACACGAATTGAAGCATgctaacctggataaatgcttacaaggaTGATATGATTCAATtcctaaagcctcttgattcaatttcaCACTTGAATTAAGCTAGGGTTTGAGATGGTGTAGATGTTAGGTACGGTTTCTTATTTTGGGAAGAATTCTAAAATGAAACCACAAGACAGATACTTACTCTCTTAAgggttattaaaacccataccccacaacacacggataTTTATCAGTTATCTCATATCTTTCGTACTATGTTAGGAAGTCCTAACGAAGTCCAAATTTaacaaacgaaccatttctgtgacccttgtcacaaactggtcttaaccacatagcaattgataatacatatattattaaattaaagcatatttaaacacaaatataaacctaagggcaattcagtaatcttacttctaaccccggtttcagtctgttacaaaaatCAACAAAATAGTCCCTGGAGTTTCTAggaattctgcgcggcgcgctgcTTAGGCAGAAAGTATTTCTTGCTTGTCTTTTcgttagttgtggtttgacttagTTTTTTAGTGTAGCTTTATTTTGTCTCTGGTTAGTGCCGACTTGTTTGTTTGGGTTAGTGTATTGTTTTGTATTCGTGTTGGTTTCTTTCATCTTatgatgaaacttatgaaagtttTCTGTTCTTAAATACTTTCATTGTTTTTAACATTCACATTAGAACTCAACTGATAACATAACCATAACATAATTAGATTGTACCCGATTGTCATGTGCAAATATATATGCGCCAAGCAGTGTGCACGTCGAAGAGAATCGTTATTATACGTTACAAACACTAATGCATTGACTAATTACACACGTATATAACATACACCAACACTAATTAAACTTACACATAAATTATTACTGAGTAATTGTTTACAAACCTAATAAAAAAGGGAAACCAATGGCGGGTAACCAACTAGCCCCATCAAGGAAAGTTCCTAGTGTGAACCCATGAGCCTCACTTGAACGATTGATCACTTTGTACCCTTTCCATTTCACTCTTTCTGATGTCCGTGCCCCTTCTCCTTTGTTCTCATACTCACCATAGTACAACGTGTTTAAAGCAAATGTCCCGTCCCATGGAGACCATCCAGCTGGGTTAATCACATTACTAATCGTCGATTGCATGATCACCGTCCTTGAATACTGTTTCCACGGTCTTCCTAAATACGTTGGAAAACTTCCTTGTACGGGTTGGAGATCAGAAGACGCACCTATCCGACATTTTTGAATCACAATTGCAGTGTTTTGGTTAGTGTCACTGCGGCCTTGTGCGGTGATCACATTCTTTCGGCCAGGATCATTGCGACGGGCGTGAATATCGCAATCTTGAAAAACGACTTCAGCGTCTCCAAAGATAAAATCAATAGTTCCAACGACCAAACATTTGATATAGAATTGATGGCGTTTATGGACGTAAAGGGTGTCTTGGTAACCTAACATGTCACATTGATAAAATGCGGAATGATCTGACGAGACACGAAGTGCTACAGCTTGGTGATTTGATGCACCAGCCGTATTTTGGAATGTTATGTCACGTGCCAAGAACCCATCACCTACAATAGCTGAATCAACACAGCTGAATCAACACATTTAATAATTCATTCATTTTATTAGAAAACGATATTATTAATTAACTCATTACCCAATGTAAACAAACGAAAAGACGAATGAATGGATGAATCAATATCAAACTTGGTATTGGATAAAATCAAATTCAACATCCAGCATCTTATTTTCCACTCAAATTTACCCACAATGCATCAAACTTTATAAGGTTTAAAACATTATATCAACGTCATACTTTTAATTGTATATAAATATCTACACATACTCAGATTTTAAATAAATGATATTTTATGAGTATGAGTTATCGCGAATGTCTGCATCTATATCACATATTACAGTTatgttttaaaaatcaaaataaACGGTTATAAATCCATCACCAATCACAATGTGGCACGTCAGTATCAATTTCCTCTCTTCGCCCGTTTCAAGAATGCATGATGCCCGAGATTCATAGGACATCCTAAGGGGCGTTATTTTTGTCAGGTCACTGGTTATTGAGAAAATTCTCCAGTGGGACAGTTTTAATTAtagaaaatataagaaaaattaaaGCAGTTACCGACTGTGGCGGAGTTGAATGTGCTGCTTCCACCTTTATAACTCCGACTTCCGGTGATGATTGTATTTTTCCTCCCATCTCCCACAAACATAATGTTTGTTTTCCCCTTCGGGACTTCCACATTTTCCCGGTACACACCCGCCTTTATCCTAATCACGTACCTTGTCTTACTCTTGGACGGCGCCGCGGCTACCGCATCAGCCACCGTCGTGTAGTCTCCACTACCATCAGTAGCAACCACCACGTTTGGAGTCACCATACCTAACTGCAACAACTTCCTCTCTTTACCAGATAACCATCCCGGCCAAACGCCGTTAGTCTCTTCCTGTTCCTTCAACTTTCTCCCATCAAGCTTCATTTCATTAGCCAAATCAGTGTTGGTCATGTTACAAATCATTGCAAGTACATTGCTACACATTTTCTCTACTTGGTTACCGCTTTTAACTACCTCTTTACGGACCTTATTATCGGTATCCATATGAGAAAATCCGTCGAGACAAGTTTCATGGTCCGTTATAACGGAGCTCATCAGGGTTTTGAGATCATCCGCGTGTTGTTTAAGAGATTTCTTAGTTCGATACTCCTCGAGTCCTTTTGTGACTTCGCGAAGTTCTTCTAACGTCTCTGAAAACATTTCGAGACAATCGCAAAGTGCACCTACCTCACGGGTGGTGAGATTTTTACGATGGGCGAGCTTTTTTATCTTGAGGTACCTTTTTTGTACTGATTTTGCTGTGATATTGACAGCATACTCTATGACGTCTTTTTGAGATTTGACATTTTTGGTGACATCAGGATGACTGGTGATAGTGGAATAGCATAGCTCTGGGTATAATGTGGCGGTACATGATGATTTTACGATAGAATGAGCATTCGAAAGAATGTGATCACCGTTGTGGGAGGTGGAAGAGTTTCGAGAATTA
This genomic window from Rutidosis leptorrhynchoides isolate AG116_Rl617_1_P2 chromosome 2, CSIRO_AGI_Rlap_v1, whole genome shotgun sequence contains:
- the LOC139892746 gene encoding pectinesterase-like, translated to MSRFKYMSAGVLDSGRNLSNKRKNILLAALASILLASALIGIIVIRVNSRNSSTSHNGDHILSNAHSIVKSSCTATLYPELCYSTITSHPDVTKNVKSQKDVIEYAVNITAKSVQKRYLKIKKLAHRKNLTTREVGALCDCLEMFSETLEELREVTKGLEEYRTKKSLKQHADDLKTLMSSVITDHETCLDGFSHMDTDNKVRKEVVKSGNQVEKMCSNVLAMICNMTNTDLANEMKLDGRKLKEQEETNGVWPGWLSGKERKLLQLGMVTPNVVVATDGSGDYTTVADAVAAAPSKSKTRYVIRIKAGVYRENVEVPKGKTNIMFVGDGRKNTIITGSRSYKGGSSTFNSATVAIVGDGFLARDITFQNTAGASNHQAVALRVSSDHSAFYQCDMLGYQDTLYVHKRHQFYIKCLVVGTIDFIFGDAEVVFQDCDIHARRNDPGRKNVITAQGRSDTNQNTAIVIQKCRIGASSDLQPVQGSFPTYLGRPWKQYSRTVIMQSTISNVINPAGWSPWDGTFALNTLYYGEYENKGEGARTSERVKWKGYKVINRSSEAHGFTLGTFLDGASWLPAIGFPFLLGL